Proteins found in one Elusimicrobiota bacterium genomic segment:
- a CDS encoding imidazolonepropionase: protein MTTLILNASEILTMAGPDGPRAGKDKGTLGLLRDGAVLLDQGKIVAAGPKAVVLTNPAAKGAKMLSAEGRVLLPGFVDAHTHPVFAAPRLDDFESRIAGKSYAEIAQRGGGILSTVNGVRGSKEADLVAGLRRRALDFVSSGTTTIEAKSGYGLDLDNELKLLRAMRAVSSRGPLEIVPTFLGAHAVPPEFKGRKGEFVERICATMIPRVAEEKLAAFVDLFCEQGYFDLDDLRAVASAGAKAGLKLKVHAEQLSRMGSLDAALKLGAVTADHLDCVVEDDIPALSASGTVACLVPGSNYFLGKPYPPARRLLDLGAAVALATDFNPGTCPCHDMRMIVSIACTQMKMSPAEALVSSTINGAHALGLGATHGSLEPGKTADIACFDAEDHRELAYWFGAPKTRWVMKRGEVVWKAT, encoded by the coding sequence CCGAGATCCTGACCATGGCGGGCCCCGACGGGCCGCGCGCGGGCAAGGACAAGGGCACCCTCGGCCTGCTGCGCGACGGCGCGGTGCTCCTCGACCAGGGGAAGATCGTCGCGGCCGGGCCCAAGGCGGTGGTGCTGACCAACCCCGCGGCCAAGGGCGCCAAGATGCTGAGCGCCGAAGGCCGCGTGCTGCTGCCCGGCTTCGTCGACGCGCACACGCATCCCGTCTTCGCCGCGCCGCGCCTCGACGACTTCGAGTCGCGCATCGCCGGCAAGAGCTACGCCGAGATCGCCCAGCGGGGCGGGGGGATACTGTCCACTGTCAACGGGGTCCGCGGCTCGAAGGAGGCCGACCTCGTCGCCGGCCTGCGCCGGCGGGCGCTCGATTTCGTCTCCTCCGGCACGACGACGATCGAGGCCAAGTCCGGCTACGGCCTCGACCTCGACAACGAGCTCAAGCTGCTGCGCGCGATGCGCGCGGTCTCCTCGCGCGGCCCTCTCGAGATCGTGCCGACCTTCCTCGGCGCGCACGCCGTCCCGCCGGAGTTCAAGGGGCGCAAGGGCGAGTTCGTGGAGCGGATCTGCGCGACGATGATCCCGCGCGTCGCCGAGGAGAAGCTCGCGGCGTTCGTGGACCTGTTCTGCGAGCAGGGCTACTTCGACCTCGACGACCTCCGGGCCGTCGCCTCCGCGGGAGCGAAGGCCGGGCTCAAGCTCAAGGTCCACGCCGAGCAGCTCTCGCGCATGGGCAGCCTCGACGCCGCGCTCAAGCTCGGCGCCGTCACCGCCGACCACCTCGACTGCGTCGTCGAGGACGACATCCCCGCGCTCTCGGCCTCCGGCACCGTCGCCTGCCTCGTGCCCGGCTCGAACTACTTCCTCGGCAAGCCCTATCCGCCGGCGCGGCGCCTGCTCGACCTCGGGGCGGCCGTGGCGCTGGCCACGGACTTCAACCCGGGGACCTGCCCGTGCCACGACATGCGCATGATCGTTTCGATCGCGTGCACGCAGATGAAGATGAGCCCGGCGGAGGCCCTCGTCTCGTCGACGATCAACGGCGCCCACGCGCTCGGCCTGGGCGCCACCCACGGCTCCTTGGAGCCCGGCAAGACCGCCGACATCGCCTGCTTCGACGCCGAGGACCATCGCGAGCTCGCCTACTGGTTCGGCGCGCCCAAGACGCGCTGGGTCATGAAGCGCGGCGAGGTCGTCTGGAAGGCGACATAA